One region of Clostridia bacterium genomic DNA includes:
- a CDS encoding aminotransferase class I/II-fold pyridoxal phosphate-dependent enzyme: MEIAAPHAAGKGKKPDAVFSILQRANQAVRELGTENVINASIGAIYDEEEKFAFLPTVKEYLQQLPASEMMSYAPIAGLPEFEEAVIKETLGKFQPENTFVRALATPGGTGAVRHVVYNYTQQGEKVLVPDWAWGPYWTIAAEHQRQVEVYQMFNSQGELNLESLQEKIVQLLEEQEQLVIIFNTPAHNPTGYSITNLEWEKMLSFFREYVLNKRKKIILLLDLAYLDYAGTKEETRSFMRLFSDLPESILITMAFSMSKSYLIYGLRSGALIGLSSSEKVIAEFYRVNVCSNRGVWSNGTRCAQRLLAEVAASPTLSRRVEQERADYTGLLQKRAGLFLKEAKEVDLALLPYQSGFFITIPTKQPGEIAEKLREQHFYTVPLAKGIRIAICGVPTYKIPGMASRLKEVLG, translated from the coding sequence ATGGAAATTGCTGCACCACATGCGGCCGGAAAAGGTAAAAAACCGGATGCAGTTTTTTCAATTTTACAAAGGGCCAATCAAGCGGTACGGGAATTGGGTACGGAAAATGTAATTAATGCTTCTATTGGGGCTATTTATGATGAGGAAGAAAAATTCGCTTTTTTGCCGACGGTTAAGGAATATCTGCAACAATTACCTGCATCAGAAATGATGAGTTATGCTCCTATCGCGGGATTACCGGAATTTGAAGAGGCGGTTATTAAGGAAACTTTAGGGAAATTTCAACCAGAAAATACTTTTGTGCGGGCTTTGGCTACACCTGGAGGTACGGGTGCGGTGCGTCATGTAGTTTATAATTATACTCAGCAGGGTGAAAAGGTATTGGTTCCTGATTGGGCCTGGGGACCTTATTGGACAATTGCTGCCGAACATCAGCGTCAAGTAGAGGTTTATCAAATGTTTAATTCTCAAGGAGAATTAAACTTGGAATCTTTACAGGAAAAAATAGTACAATTATTAGAGGAGCAGGAACAGTTAGTTATTATTTTTAATACACCAGCTCATAATCCTACTGGTTATAGTATTACTAATTTAGAATGGGAAAAAATGCTGAGTTTTTTCCGGGAATATGTGTTAAACAAGCGGAAAAAAATTATTTTGCTATTGGATTTAGCTTATTTAGATTATGCGGGGACGAAAGAGGAAACACGTTCCTTTATGAGACTTTTTTCCGATTTGCCGGAAAGCATTTTAATTACTATGGCCTTTAGTATGTCTAAATCTTATTTAATTTATGGTTTGCGTTCCGGTGCTTTAATTGGTTTGAGTTCCTCCGAAAAAGTAATTGCCGAGTTTTATCGGGTTAATGTTTGCTCTAATCGCGGGGTTTGGTCTAATGGTACTCGTTGTGCTCAAAGGCTTTTGGCTGAAGTTGCAGCTAGTCCTACTTTAAGTAGGCGTGTTGAACAGGAAAGGGCTGATTATACAGGTTTACTACAAAAACGTGCTGGGCTTTTTCTTAAAGAAGCTAAAGAAGTAGATTTAGCACTTTTGCCTTATCAAAGTGGTTTTTTTATAACTATACCTACTAAGCAACCTGGAGAGATAGCGGAAAAGTTAAGGGAACAACATTTTTATACGGTCCCTTTAGCTAAGGGAATTAGGATTGCTATTTGTGGGGTACCTACGTATAAAATTCCGGGGATGGCCAGTCGTTTAAAAGAGGTTTTGGGTTAA
- a CDS encoding stage II sporulation protein P codes for MFFRKWWQGLRLYYIDKALFFFVVLFLIFFLLVFPLRTTALDLISKSWGEPLFLLSEGLAAVFSPWLAGSGFYGIQWDNWGEQVIELLTGVNVSNPFSLLCWELNLIDPREKIEFYGLYELEGGEEDFYLPSQEKELEDWFKIPEAEFPPVQLDGKPMILIYNTHNAESYRPTQGTDRLEGQNGGIAAVSQTLVQTLENKHRLKTIYSDVIHDYPNFNQAYLNSRQTVKQILQEDPQIQVVLDIHRDAGYKKRSDTLVKIQGRDCAKILIIVGAAHPEWKENFAFAQKLEKKAAELYPGLIKAVRLLKNRTYNQNLHSRALLLEMGSDLNKEADALESAKLMADVLAAVLGN; via the coding sequence ATGTTTTTTAGGAAATGGTGGCAGGGATTGAGGCTTTATTATATTGATAAGGCTTTGTTTTTTTTTGTGGTGCTTTTTTTAATCTTTTTTTTATTGGTTTTTCCATTACGTACTACTGCTTTGGACTTAATTAGTAAATCATGGGGTGAACCTTTATTTTTATTAAGTGAAGGTTTAGCAGCTGTTTTTTCACCTTGGCTTGCCGGTAGCGGCTTTTATGGAATACAATGGGATAATTGGGGGGAACAAGTTATTGAGTTGTTAACTGGAGTAAACGTAAGTAATCCTTTTTCTTTATTATGTTGGGAATTGAATTTGATTGATCCCCGGGAAAAAATTGAGTTTTATGGTTTATATGAATTAGAGGGGGGAGAAGAAGATTTTTATTTACCCAGTCAAGAGAAAGAACTAGAGGATTGGTTTAAAATTCCGGAAGCTGAATTTCCACCTGTACAATTAGATGGTAAACCTATGATTTTGATTTATAATACTCATAATGCGGAATCATATCGACCTACTCAAGGAACTGATCGTTTAGAGGGGCAAAATGGGGGAATAGCTGCGGTAAGTCAAACTTTGGTGCAGACTTTGGAAAATAAACATCGTTTAAAAACTATTTATAGTGATGTAATTCATGATTATCCCAATTTTAATCAAGCCTATTTAAATTCACGTCAAACTGTGAAACAAATATTACAGGAAGATCCCCAAATACAAGTAGTTTTGGATATTCACCGGGATGCAGGTTATAAAAAAAGAAGTGATACTTTGGTAAAAATTCAAGGACGGGATTGTGCTAAAATTTTAATTATTGTGGGAGCAGCTCATCCTGAATGGAAGGAAAACTTTGCTTTTGCCCAAAAACTTGAAAAAAAAGCGGCTGAGCTATACCCAGGTTTGATTAAGGCTGTGCGTCTTCTTAAAAATAGAACCTATAATCAGAATTTACATTCACGTGCTTTATTATTAGAAATGGGTAGTGATTTAAATAAAGAAGCAGATGCCCTAGAAAGTGCTAAATTAATGGCTGATGTTTTAGCTGCGGTTTTGGGAAATTAG
- a CDS encoding phage holin family protein, with protein sequence MLGTIVRFLVSAIVLLLVSWLIPGFTVAGFTGAIMAAIVIALLGWVVEKLLGERVTPQSRGLVGFISAAVVIYLSQFIVPGSISVSVFGALLASLVIGLIDLFIPTEIR encoded by the coding sequence GTGCTGGGTACTATAGTTCGCTTTCTCGTTTCGGCAATTGTTTTATTGTTGGTTAGTTGGCTTATACCGGGGTTTACGGTGGCTGGTTTTACTGGTGCGATAATGGCGGCGATTGTAATTGCTCTTTTGGGTTGGGTTGTAGAAAAATTATTGGGGGAAAGGGTAACTCCTCAATCACGAGGTTTAGTTGGTTTTATAAGTGCAGCGGTTGTTATTTATTTGTCCCAATTTATTGTACCAGGTAGTATTAGTGTCAGTGTATTTGGTGCTTTATTAGCCTCATTGGTAATCGGCTTAATTGATTTATTTATACCTACAGAAATAAGATAA
- the rpsT gene encoding 30S ribosomal protein S20 — protein MANLKSARKRAKTSSIRYARNAAYKSKMRTAIRHFETALQEENKEQAQEKLQDVIKITDKLASKGIIHKNTAARKKSRLSRKLKQISS, from the coding sequence ATGGCTAATCTTAAATCTGCCCGTAAAAGAGCTAAAACATCAAGCATTCGCTATGCTCGGAATGCTGCCTATAAATCCAAAATGAGAACCGCAATTCGTCATTTTGAAACAGCTCTCCAAGAAGAAAATAAAGAACAGGCTCAAGAAAAACTGCAGGATGTAATTAAAATCACAGACAAATTGGCCAGCAAAGGCATTATTCACAAAAATACGGCTGCACGTAAAAAATCACGTTTATCCCGCAAACTAAAACAAATCAGCAGTTAA
- the holA gene encoding DNA polymerase III subunit delta, whose product MREIEKLLEKIKAGEIAPLYLLYGSEEYLQEKVILELKKALVPAESSAFNLNELAGDIGIKELVDLANTLPLFAPKRLIVVRDSTLLQRKKGEQENAAEFKLLEDYLANPLDSTCLVFWQTGNVSKQRKLYRQLVKNKHLLIEFKPLRGQKLNKWLLETAQNMGKTLEQQAANYLIFNHGECLRDLVNELEKLVLYSDQAKVIDLKMTQTLVAQSFESNIFDLVDALGAKNKVMALKELRKLLLMKELPVKILFMITRQIRLILLIKDFLQQGWEMKEIINKLALHPFVAGKIRRQVSNFSFSELENSLILLREYDLKLKSGYDPDLTLENLIIRLAT is encoded by the coding sequence ATGCGGGAAATAGAGAAATTGTTGGAAAAGATTAAAGCAGGAGAAATTGCTCCACTTTATTTGCTGTATGGAAGTGAAGAATATTTACAGGAAAAAGTGATTCTTGAATTAAAAAAAGCACTGGTGCCGGCGGAAAGCAGTGCTTTTAATCTTAATGAATTGGCTGGGGATATTGGTATCAAGGAATTAGTGGATTTAGCTAATACACTGCCACTTTTTGCTCCCAAAAGATTAATTGTGGTTCGTGATAGTACACTACTACAGCGTAAAAAAGGTGAACAGGAAAATGCAGCTGAATTTAAATTATTAGAAGATTATTTGGCTAATCCTTTAGACTCTACTTGTTTAGTTTTTTGGCAAACTGGTAATGTAAGTAAACAGCGGAAACTTTACCGGCAGTTGGTAAAAAATAAACATTTATTGATAGAGTTTAAACCTTTACGCGGACAAAAATTAAATAAGTGGCTTTTAGAAACTGCTCAGAATATGGGTAAGACTTTGGAGCAGCAGGCAGCTAATTATTTAATTTTTAATCATGGGGAATGTTTGCGTGATTTAGTAAATGAATTGGAAAAATTGGTGCTTTATAGTGATCAGGCAAAAGTTATTGATTTGAAAATGACTCAAACTTTGGTTGCTCAATCTTTTGAAAGCAATATTTTTGATTTGGTAGATGCTTTGGGGGCGAAAAATAAAGTCATGGCTTTAAAGGAGTTAAGAAAACTACTACTCATGAAAGAATTACCTGTTAAAATTCTTTTTATGATCACCCGTCAAATTAGGTTAATTCTTTTGATTAAAGATTTCCTGCAGCAGGGTTGGGAAATGAAAGAAATTATTAATAAATTGGCTTTACATCCTTTTGTCGCTGGAAAAATAAGACGACAGGTGAGTAATTTTTCGTTCTCTGAATTGGAAAATAGTCTTATTTTACTGCGTGAATATGATTTAAAATTAAAAAGTGGTTATGATCCGGATTTAACTTTAGAAAATTTAATTATCCGTTTAGCCACATAA
- a CDS encoding D-alanyl-D-alanine carboxypeptidase, which yields MRKWWFVLLSVIFICCFSGKLIGAPVVNGRGAILIDLQSGQVLWGKNEKEAYAPASITKILTAIMAIESNKLEEVVTISEQPPLLEGTRVYLEEGEQVTLLDLVKVTMIHSANDAALAIAEHLAGSEAKFAELMNQKAQELGALNTNFVNAHGLSAEGHYTTAYDQAVITRYALQNPLFREIVQTKVLPWQGKAWQTNLINKNELLWSYEGAMGVKTGYTSEAKSTIVAAAERNGQSFLAVVLGSVGKEMWTDAQGLLDYGFQNFQTMQLVEPEEIVATLDFTPRKKLEVIAEKGCLFSLPQGGNQKVESQLVLLPLGKSVAQGEIVGKMIYQVNGETVGTVNLLAKESVRAWNFKQIGISAFAALYLVQILWRFTRQWRFKRSRRWFASSRPRRYQQHL from the coding sequence ATGAGGAAATGGTGGTTTGTGTTGTTAAGTGTGATTTTTATTTGTTGTTTTTCGGGAAAATTAATTGGAGCACCAGTGGTTAACGGACGAGGTGCAATTTTAATAGATTTACAAAGTGGACAAGTTCTTTGGGGCAAAAATGAAAAGGAGGCTTATGCACCAGCAAGTATTACTAAAATATTGACGGCAATTATGGCTATTGAAAGTAATAAATTAGAAGAAGTAGTCACTATTAGTGAACAGCCTCCCCTTCTGGAAGGAACACGTGTTTATTTGGAGGAGGGGGAACAGGTCACTCTTTTGGATTTAGTTAAGGTGACAATGATTCACTCGGCCAATGATGCTGCTCTAGCCATTGCCGAACATTTAGCAGGCAGTGAGGCTAAATTTGCCGAGTTAATGAATCAAAAAGCACAGGAATTAGGTGCTTTAAATACTAATTTCGTAAATGCCCATGGTTTATCTGCCGAAGGACATTATACTACAGCTTATGATCAGGCTGTGATTACTCGTTATGCTTTACAAAATCCTTTGTTTCGTGAAATTGTACAGACAAAAGTACTTCCTTGGCAGGGGAAGGCTTGGCAGACAAATTTAATTAATAAAAATGAATTATTATGGTCTTATGAGGGGGCCATGGGTGTAAAAACAGGTTATACTTCAGAAGCTAAAAGTACGATTGTGGCCGCTGCTGAGCGAAATGGACAGTCTTTTTTGGCTGTAGTTTTGGGCAGTGTAGGTAAAGAAATGTGGACAGATGCTCAAGGTTTATTAGATTATGGTTTTCAAAATTTCCAAACTATGCAGTTAGTTGAGCCAGAGGAAATTGTGGCTACTTTAGATTTTACACCTCGAAAAAAATTAGAGGTAATTGCCGAAAAAGGTTGTTTGTTTTCTTTACCACAGGGTGGTAATCAAAAAGTAGAATCACAATTAGTTTTACTTCCTTTGGGAAAATCCGTGGCTCAAGGTGAAATCGTGGGTAAAATGATTTATCAAGTTAATGGGGAAACGGTGGGTACGGTTAATTTATTGGCCAAAGAAAGTGTACGGGCTTGGAATTTCAAGCAAATAGGTATTTCTGCTTTTGCCGCTTTATATTTAGTGCAAATTTTATGGCGCTTTACTCGTCAATGGCGTTTTAAAAGAAGTAGAAGATGGTTTGCTAGTTCTAGGCCGCGCAGATATCAACAGCATTTATAA
- a CDS encoding DNA internalization-related competence protein ComEC/Rec2 → MKKRPLLTGSLLFAAGIYFSRGNYCLVWLLLILIMFVFLLITVFLLKKERYLSYFLLPLFFCGGAFWFSLSQVPAAHSSKFEGIGLVGEGVLFTYPRISETSSNYFLKIKKVSRGPNYLVGKCVLVVAKPTTVVYFPGDQLKFQGKIELPAIARNPGNFNYREYLARQGVFWQVNSFQGQVELIKSGQGIKSWAGRGRKKIITYLEPLLPQREKGLLLGLLFGDTHSMEAAEWEAYQKAGVVHLFAVSGLHVGLVLGFVWFLLSFFQLSRVWRLFWGSLVLIAYGFLVGWGASILRASLMAFLGLLALMVERKNDFYNSWGAAAGLVLLICPGELFQVGFQLSFVTTGGIFYLTPWLVRKGCPYFIGVPFAAFLVSSPLLAYHFNQVSLISPLVNILAVAIFGLAAMLAFVGALGVLMVPFIAAPFFLAAGFLLFILSEIVIKAASLSGASINLAAPSLAALGLYYLFLVFLPFLEYSRYLWREVPFLMKGVIVSIIMALLLLFVWPTKAYLEIVFLDVGQGDSILIKTPQGKTALLDGGGRVGSTFSVGKKIVEPVLAHYGINYLNVMMMSHHHWDHSEGLIALMPSFRVGKFLQPPQEENSQVEVQIGELCRKKQIPRKELTAGDKFNLGKELTWEILHPTFEKPFSENNRSLVVKIKYGNCSWLLTGDIEKEGLEDLLARDVDLSADILKLPHHGSLTSFLPAFYEQVNPAGVIISVGKNNFNQPHPQILNYFREKGIPVFVTRERGAIITKSDGRKIVLRTFL, encoded by the coding sequence ATGAAAAAGAGACCTTTATTAACAGGTAGTTTATTATTTGCGGCTGGTATCTATTTTTCGCGGGGTAATTATTGTTTAGTTTGGTTATTATTAATTTTAATTATGTTTGTTTTTTTATTAATTACGGTATTTTTACTTAAAAAGGAGCGGTATTTAAGTTATTTTTTACTACCACTTTTTTTCTGTGGGGGTGCTTTTTGGTTTAGTTTAAGTCAAGTGCCAGCCGCACACAGTAGTAAATTTGAAGGGATTGGGCTGGTGGGAGAAGGAGTATTGTTCACTTATCCGAGGATAAGTGAAACTAGTAGTAACTATTTTTTAAAAATAAAAAAAGTTTCCCGGGGTCCGAATTATTTGGTAGGTAAATGTGTTTTAGTTGTGGCTAAACCTACTACAGTAGTTTATTTTCCCGGTGATCAACTTAAATTTCAGGGGAAAATTGAACTTCCGGCTATAGCACGTAATCCGGGGAATTTTAATTATCGGGAATATTTGGCTAGGCAAGGGGTTTTTTGGCAGGTCAATAGTTTTCAGGGGCAAGTGGAATTAATTAAAAGTGGACAGGGAATTAAAAGTTGGGCTGGCCGAGGTAGAAAAAAAATTATTACTTATTTGGAACCACTTTTACCTCAGCGGGAAAAAGGTCTTTTATTGGGTCTGCTTTTTGGTGATACTCATTCTATGGAGGCAGCTGAATGGGAGGCTTATCAAAAGGCCGGTGTTGTTCATCTTTTTGCGGTATCCGGCTTACATGTCGGCTTAGTTTTAGGTTTTGTTTGGTTTTTGTTGTCTTTTTTTCAACTTTCTAGGGTTTGGCGTTTGTTTTGGGGCAGTTTAGTGTTAATTGCTTATGGTTTTTTGGTAGGTTGGGGTGCTTCTATTTTACGAGCCTCCTTAATGGCCTTTTTAGGCTTATTAGCTTTAATGGTTGAAAGGAAAAATGATTTTTATAATTCTTGGGGTGCTGCTGCTGGGTTGGTACTTTTGATTTGTCCGGGTGAACTTTTCCAGGTAGGTTTTCAACTTTCTTTTGTCACCACTGGGGGCATTTTTTATTTAACTCCTTGGCTGGTTAGAAAAGGGTGTCCATATTTTATCGGGGTACCTTTTGCCGCTTTTTTAGTTAGTAGTCCCCTTTTGGCCTATCATTTTAATCAGGTTTCTTTGATTTCTCCTTTAGTTAACATTTTGGCAGTAGCTATTTTCGGTTTAGCGGCTATGCTGGCTTTTGTAGGAGCCTTGGGGGTACTAATGGTGCCTTTTATAGCAGCACCTTTTTTTTTAGCTGCCGGTTTTTTGTTGTTTATTTTAAGTGAAATTGTAATTAAGGCAGCTAGTTTAAGTGGTGCTAGTATTAATTTGGCAGCCCCTTCGCTGGCAGCTTTAGGTTTATATTATTTATTTTTGGTTTTTTTGCCCTTTCTGGAATATTCCCGTTATTTATGGCGGGAGGTACCATTCCTAATGAAAGGGGTGATTGTTTCTATTATAATGGCTTTGCTGTTATTATTTGTTTGGCCTACAAAGGCTTATTTAGAAATAGTTTTTTTGGATGTGGGGCAGGGTGACAGTATTTTAATTAAAACTCCGCAGGGTAAAACAGCTTTATTAGATGGTGGAGGGAGGGTAGGTTCTACTTTTTCCGTAGGTAAAAAAATCGTTGAACCAGTACTTGCCCATTATGGGATCAATTATTTAAATGTGATGATGATGTCACATCATCATTGGGATCATAGTGAGGGTTTAATTGCTTTAATGCCTTCTTTTCGGGTGGGAAAGTTTTTGCAGCCACCGCAAGAGGAAAATAGTCAGGTAGAGGTCCAAATTGGTGAGTTATGTAGGAAAAAGCAGATACCGCGAAAAGAACTTACTGCAGGGGATAAGTTTAATTTGGGAAAAGAGCTTACTTGGGAAATATTGCATCCTACTTTTGAGAAACCATTTAGTGAGAATAATCGCTCTTTGGTGGTGAAGATAAAATATGGAAATTGCAGTTGGTTATTGACTGGTGATATTGAAAAAGAGGGCTTGGAAGATTTATTGGCTCGGGATGTGGATTTAAGTGCTGATATTCTTAAACTCCCACATCATGGTAGTTTGACATCTTTTTTACCGGCTTTTTATGAACAGGTAAACCCCGCAGGGGTAATTATTTCGGTAGGTAAAAATAATTTTAATCAACCTCATCCGCAAATACTAAATTATTTTCGGGAAAAAGGTATTCCAGTTTTTGTTACGCGGGAAAGGGGAGCAATTATTACTAAAAGTGATGGACGAAAAATCGTGCTCAGAACTTTTTTATGA
- a CDS encoding ComEA family DNA-binding protein, with translation MEKLPRQVQIIILVCLGVFIFFGGLKYQARRFDDFELEITAEEIKEIEPREIVVHVVGAVERPGVYTFVEGARVAEVIEKAGPTAEADLSKLNLALPLLDGKQIRVPSQEESEFVGVPAEEQLGSLSQVSGLININTAGVGELTELPQIGPVIAQRIIAYRQEQGPFQKPEDLTQVAGIGEKTFQKLQSLITVN, from the coding sequence GTGGAAAAATTGCCTCGACAAGTTCAAATTATTATTTTGGTTTGTTTAGGTGTTTTTATTTTTTTTGGTGGTTTGAAGTATCAAGCTAGGAGATTTGATGATTTTGAATTAGAAATAACGGCTGAGGAGATTAAAGAGATCGAACCACGGGAAATTGTGGTTCATGTAGTGGGAGCGGTGGAGCGGCCTGGGGTTTATACTTTTGTGGAAGGTGCACGTGTGGCTGAAGTGATTGAAAAGGCTGGGCCTACAGCTGAAGCAGATTTAAGTAAGTTAAATTTAGCTTTACCTTTGTTGGATGGTAAACAAATTAGGGTGCCTTCACAAGAGGAAAGTGAATTTGTTGGGGTGCCAGCTGAGGAGCAATTGGGTAGTTTAAGTCAAGTTAGTGGTTTGATTAATATAAATACAGCTGGTGTAGGTGAATTAACCGAGTTGCCGCAAATTGGTCCGGTTATTGCCCAAAGAATAATTGCTTATCGCCAAGAACAGGGGCCTTTTCAAAAGCCTGAAGATTTAACACAAGTAGCCGGAATTGGTGAAAAAACTTTTCAAAAACTACAGTCGTTAATTACGGTGAACTAA
- a CDS encoding TetR/AcrR family transcriptional regulator, whose translation MPTAKKIMNIAKKMMAQQGFNGTTVSQIARKAQISTKTFYKFFTHKEALLEEIFITELKKQHNFYFNMKNWHIDWFLKINGILNFHLQELQTEPETPLLLLRERTNPALNQEKIQAKFKELTQLLASILEQAVAEQKIRPCDVEATALIISGFLDALTYEFQTKKPLPLEAAIENFCLLLRQGLTTN comes from the coding sequence ATGCCCACAGCAAAAAAGATTATGAACATTGCTAAAAAAATGATGGCCCAACAAGGATTTAATGGTACTACTGTCAGCCAAATTGCTCGTAAAGCACAAATTTCTACAAAAACCTTTTACAAATTTTTTACTCATAAAGAGGCCCTCTTAGAAGAAATCTTTATTACCGAATTAAAAAAGCAGCATAACTTCTATTTTAATATGAAAAATTGGCATATTGACTGGTTTTTAAAAATTAATGGTATCCTCAATTTTCATTTACAAGAACTGCAAACCGAACCGGAAACTCCCTTACTTCTCCTGCGGGAAAGAACTAATCCTGCTTTAAATCAAGAAAAAATTCAAGCCAAATTTAAGGAATTAACTCAGCTTTTAGCCTCTATATTGGAACAAGCTGTAGCTGAACAAAAAATTCGTCCCTGTGATGTAGAGGCCACAGCCCTAATTATTAGCGGATTTTTAGATGCCTTGACATATGAATTTCAAACTAAAAAACCGCTTCCTTTGGAAGCGGCTATTGAAAATTTTTGTTTACTTTTACGTCAGGGATTAACCACAAATTAA
- a CDS encoding phosphoribosylaminoimidazolesuccinocarboxamide synthase, which translates to MEIWSEGKTETVWKTAPDLLLLVFKDTVTGIGQTIDPGGNEVVGQIEGKGLASLKMSSYFFKKLAEAGISTHYLESDLKKGTMLVKQAETFGAGLEFICRLQAMGSFVQRYGKYVESGEPLDYLVEITIKDDQQGDPLINEASIVQLNLMTETELRKTVELTKQITYLINKILQTKGLDLIDIKLEFGKIAGQIALIDEISGDNMRVSKEGKILTQKELSSLICG; encoded by the coding sequence GTGGAAATATGGAGTGAAGGTAAAACAGAAACCGTTTGGAAAACGGCACCAGATTTACTTTTATTAGTTTTTAAAGATACGGTTACCGGAATAGGTCAAACTATTGACCCGGGTGGAAATGAAGTTGTGGGACAAATAGAAGGTAAAGGTTTGGCTTCTTTAAAAATGTCTAGTTATTTTTTTAAAAAGTTGGCTGAGGCAGGTATCTCCACACATTATTTGGAAAGTGATTTGAAAAAAGGAACTATGTTAGTTAAACAGGCGGAAACTTTTGGGGCCGGATTGGAATTTATTTGTCGTTTACAGGCTATGGGTAGTTTTGTGCAGCGTTATGGAAAATATGTAGAAAGTGGTGAACCACTTGATTATTTAGTGGAAATAACCATAAAAGATGATCAGCAGGGTGACCCACTGATCAATGAGGCCAGTATTGTGCAGTTAAATTTAATGACAGAGACTGAATTAAGAAAAACAGTAGAATTAACTAAGCAGATTACCTATTTGATAAACAAAATTTTACAAACAAAAGGTCTTGATTTAATCGATATAAAGTTGGAATTTGGTAAAATTGCGGGGCAAATTGCCTTGATTGATGAAATTTCTGGTGATAATATGCGGGTAAGTAAAGAAGGTAAAATATTGACCCAAAAAGAATTAAGCAGCTTAATTTGTGGTTAA